GCTTGATGAATATCCTCCACTTCAAACTTCTCTAGTAAGTAGATTGGCATACCATAAATAACGCTCTTCATTAGTAACGAGAACCCACCAACATGGAATAACGGTAAAGTTGCTAGCCATTTATCTTGCTTATCAATACCTAAATTTAAAGCAGAAGCAATTGCACTCGACCAATGATTACCATATGTATGGACAACACCTTTTGGTTTTCCTGTCGTTCCAGACGTATAAATAATTGTAAATATATCATCGAGATTCAGTTCTTTTTTTAAATCACTAGCCATTTCTGGTTGTTTTTCTACTGTTAAAAACGAGAAAACTTTTACGATATCTGAGTTCACTAACCCTTCCAAATAAGGTTGATCTTCGGTTGTAGTTATAAGATACCTAGCGTTTGCATCATCTAGTTGAAAAGCTAATTCACTTTTAGAAAGACGTGTATTGAGTAAAACAATAACTGCACCCAAATACGATAAACCATGAATAGCTATAATCATCTCAAGACTATTTTTAGAATGAATAGCAACATGTTCACCCTCTTGTACACCGAGAAATCGAAGCTTTTTAGCGAATTTTTGTGCACGGTCTCGAAGAATAGAAAATGTGACCGGAGCAATTAAAGGTGATTCAATTGCGATTTCATTTGGTGTAAGAGTTGCTTGTTTGTCTAACCAATGAGGCGTTTTTTCAATCATTACTCAATATCCCCTATCTCACGTAGTCGCGTAATTAAATCTTTTTAACACCGGCTACTTGCATAATTTCCCTTTATGTAAGAAAGAGACGAACATTTTCTTTCTCATGCTCGTCTCTTGTTTGATTAATATATTAAGGAAAACGTGGAAACTGTTTAAAGTCTGGATCACGTTTCTCTTTAAATGCGTCACGGCCTTCTTTCGCTTCGTCTGTTGTATAATAAAGCAAGGTCGCATCTCCACCCATTTGTTGCATACCTGCTATACCATCCGTATCTGCATTTAGAGATGCTTTAATAAAACGTAGCGCAGTTGGAGATTTCTCTAACATTTCTTGACACCATTGCACAGTTTCAGCTTCCAATTGGTCTAATGGAACCACTGTATTAACTAAGCCCATATCCATTGCTTCTTGGGCATTGTATTGGCGACATAGAAACCAAATTTCTCTTGCTTTCTTGTGCCCAACGATACGTGCTAAATAGCCAGCACCATAACCAGCATCAAAACTACCTACTTTAGGACCTGTTTGACCAAAGATAGCATTATCAGCTGCAATTGTTAAATCGCAGACAATATGTAAAACATGCCCGCCACCAATTGCATATCCTGAAACCATTGCTACAACAGGCTTTGGAATAACACGAATTAAACGTTGTAAATCTAAAACATTTAAACGTGGAATTTGGTCATCGCCTACATAACCACCGTGGCCTCGAACCTTTTGGTCACCACCTGAACAAAATGCATCATCTCCAGCACCTGCAAGAACGATAACACCTATATTTGAATCATCTCGTGCATGTGCGAATGCATCAATAAGTTGATGCACCGTTTGTGGACGAAATGCATTGCGTACCTCTGGTCGATTAATTGTTATTTTAGCAATTCCATCATATGTGTCATATAAAATATCGCTATATTCTCTTACACTTTCCCATTTTACTGTCATCGTTATTCCTCCATATCATTAATAAAATCTTTTACTATTGTATCAAACTTTTCCTTTTGTTCCACATGAACTGCATGACCTGCATCAGAAACAATATGTAGCTGTATTCTTTTTGAACGCTTTGCCATCTTTTTAGCAATTGTAACAAATTTATCATCTAACGCGCCCACAATGACCGAAACTGGTACAGAAATCGTTGCTAATTGATCCCACCATGAAGGTTGCTTGCCTGTTCCCATACCACGTAATGACGATGCAAGTCCCTTTTTAGATTGTGCTAAACGCTCGGTTCTTATTTCATTTTTCACTACATATGGTAACGCTTGTTGTGTAGCAAACAATGGCAAGCTCTCCCATTGATCAACAAACGCTTGGACGCCATCTCTTTCTATTTTCCCTGCCCAGCTATCATCTTTTGTTTGTCGAGCTACTTGTTCATTTGGTGAATCGAGGCCTGGTGAAGTACTCTCTAATGTTAGCGAGGCAACCTTTTTAGAATGTAAAAGTGTAAATGATAAAGCTGCCCTACCACCCATCGAATAACCAATCAGATGAACTTTCTCTATCGCTAATTGATTAAGGATCAAGGCCAAGTCTTCACAAAAGTCTTCCATACGGACAGGCTCATTGCATTTTGTTTGACCATGACCAGGTAAATCAATCGCAATACAACGATAAGAAGAAAAAGATTCAATCGTATTACGCCATGTTTTATGACTTCCAGTAAATCCATGTAAAAAAAGAAGCGGGATGCCTGTGTCTTCACCATATTCTTCTATCCAATAAGATCGATCATTTACGGTTAGGTCCATCATACTCTCCCTCCAAATGGCTAGCAATAGTTTGCCATTTTTCTTCATGCCAAGCAACATTATCGCTGCGATCGGTTTTTAATTCAATAACCGAAAGACCTTCTGTTTGATAGCTTTTTTCTAATGCTGACTGAAAGGTTTGCCAATCAGTTGGGCTTTCATATAGTCCTTCATATAACTCTACCACATGAGAAAAGTCCAAATCCATCGGTGTACCAAATAACTCTTCATAATGCGGTACGTCTTGTTTAGCCTGTGGTAAAAAGGAAAAAATACCGCCACCATTATTATTGATCAAAACAATCGTTATGTTCAAGGAATAGCGCTTTGTCATTAACAAGCCATTTTGATCATGAAAAAAAGATAAATCACCTAGCAATAATGTTACGCGCTCAGCAGAAGAAGCTGCACCTAGAGCACTAGATGTCACACCGTCAATTCCATTAGCACCCCGATTGGCTAAAATACGAATTTGTTTGTCCGTATTAAACCAAAAAGTATCCACATCACGAATCGCCATGCTGTTTCCAACGAAAAAGGTGCTATTATTTGGTATGATTTCTTCAATGTACTGGACAACATCTCCCTCTGTTATTACTTGAGAAGCACTTTTTCGCAAAACCTTTTTTGCCACACTGTTTCCTTTTTGCCACTCCTTCAACCAATTTTGATCAAAATCTGGGACAGGATTTGATACTAATCCTTGACAAAAAAGTTGGGGATCCGCGTATATCACAGTAGATTGATGACCAATAGGTTCACGATATCCTTCTGCTTCTTCTACTACGTAATGATCAATTTGCGGATTTTCCTTTAACCACAATGTATAAGGTTTCGATACAGGTTGAGCACCGAAACGAATAACAAAATCTGGTCTAAATAGATCTCTTGTTTGTTTATGCTTTAAAATAGCATCATAACTCTCAATCACATTACTTTTATCATAATCACCTGAACGTAATTGTGATAATGGATCAGCTAATAATGGTAATTGCCACGCATTTGCTAGTGCAATGATTTCCTTTTGAGCCTGTTGGTCTTCCATAGGCCCACACACAATAAGACCTTTTTGCTTCGTTAAAAATTGTTTATGTAAAGCTATTAACTGTTCCGCTGAAAGCTGTTTCTTCCCTTGTTTCACTTCCAGATGTGCTGTTTCTTTATTTTCACCCCACAAATTATCCAATGAAAAATCTGGCACTAAAGGCTCTCGAAAGGGGAAGTTGATTTGCACCGCAGCACGATTAGCTGTATTTGCAATTTTATATGCAGCTGCCGCCTTTCCTCTCACATAATTTCCCTGCTGATCTGTTAATTCAGGTAGACTCATATCATGAAACCATTTTACATAATCGCCATATAAATGTATCTGATTAATGGCTTGTGGGGCCCCTACATCTCTTAGTTCATGAGGACGATCCGCCGTTAGTATAAGTAATGGCACCCTACTGTAGAAAGCTTCAATAATTGCTGGATAATAGTTAGCTGCTGCTGTACCAGAAGTACAAACAAGTGCAACAGGACGTTTCGTTTGTTTGGCTATACCAAGTGCAAAAAAAGCAGCAGAGCGTTCGTCCATATTAATCCAATGCTTGACAGACCGATAGGCCGCAAAAGTCATGGCAAGTGGTGTTGATCGAGAGCCTGGCGAAATGACTACATCTCTCAATCCATTTTGATAAAGTTCATCAACAAAACTGGTAACGTAGCGTGTTAAACTTTCAGTATGATTCATGCATTACAAACCTCCCAAGGCTGTCAGCATCGGTGTGAACTTCATCATTGTTTCTTCATATTCCTCTTCTGGAATTGAGTCTTTTACAACACCGCACCCAGCAAACAATGTTGCTTTTTTATTCTTAACGACTGCAGAACGAATTGCTACAGCAAATTCTCCATTTGCATACGCGTCCAACCAACCAATCGGAGCGCCATACCAACCACGATCCAATGATTCAAATTCCCGAATAAAAGTCAATGATGCTTCTCGCGGTAAACCACCTAATGCCGGTGTCGGATGAAGATCACTTAAAACATCAAATATCGTGAAGCCTTCCTTGAGTTTTGCTACCACGGGTGTATATAAATGTTGTAAGTTCTTTAATGGATAAACAACTGGTTCATCGGGAATATCAATTGCTTCAGAGTAGGATTCTAATGCTCCACGAATCATATGAACAACATGATTATGCTCTTCTCTATTCTTCTTATCTTCCCATAGCGCCTGTCCAATTTTTTCATCTTCTTCTTTTGATTTGCCACGCGGTGCAGTTCCTGCTAAACACGCTGAAAATAACTGTTGATTATCAATACGTACTAATCTTTCTGGTGTCGCACCGACAAAACAATCCTGTTCTTTTTCAATCGCAAAAACAAAACTTAATGTTTGATTACTTGTTAATTCTTTTAAAATAGAAACAATAGCTGGCGCTTCAGCAAAGTCCACTTCCATTTTTCTTGCTAATACAATTTTAACCGCTTGTCCTTGATTAATTTTCTCTGTCGCTTGTTTCACCAGTTGTTTCCACATTACTGCATCGCTCTCCAATTTGTTTTTAAGAATTGGTAGCTCATGTTCTAGTTTACGTGGCGAAATAAGTATATCTTTTTGTTTTTCAATCTCGTCTCGTAACTGTTGATTCTGATCTGAGTCTTTTATTTGCAAATTAACCGTGAAATAAAAATCATCTTTGTCTTTCGTTAACAAATAAGTAGGCACGCGAAAATAGCTACCATTAAAATTATCCCATAGTGGTGTTTTGCTACTGGTAGTATCAAACGGAAAAGCACCAATCGCGATTGGACCTGTGCCAGGCTGTTCATACTCATTATAAATAATAGCTTCTTCTAAAAGCTTTTTCCATTGATTTTCAGTATTTTGATAATAATCATCATCTGCATGCATAGAAATTGCTGTTCCAGCACCAACTAAATAAAAATCGTCTGGTACGCTAGCCCAAAATAAACGATTTCCTTCTAGATACTTTGCTTGTTCAAAAAAAACATGCGGATCAACTGGATCAATTTTTTCTGTGAAACTTAGCATTTGTACAGTATTGTTATTTATCTTTGCTTTTTTTATTGCCTCATCTAATAAAAGATCTAGTTGTTTTTTTTCTATTTCAATCATGTGTGCTTACCCTCCAATAATGATAGGGGTTATCTATTAAGGCATTGATCCATAATATTACGATATATCTATTCACTATTTTTATTAACTTAAAACTTTCCCCTTTTATATTTTATGCTGTTTTTCAATCTTTCTCAACAATCATGATTATTTACCAATAATTTATTATTCAATTTGATTGACACGACTTCTTTCCTTCTCTAAACTTATAATGATATTATAGATTATATTAGCGTAATTATCAGGTTTAAAGACAAGATAATAAAAAGAATTTGTGCGTTAAACGTTAGTTAGGAGAGAAATAAGGATTATGCAATCATTACAAAATAATACCATAAAATCAACTTTGAACGAAAAACCAGGTTTTCATGTATGGTGGAGGCTACTTCGTCCACATACTTTAACTGCATCTTTTGTTCCAGTATTTATCGGGAGTATGTTAGCTATACTAGATGGCTCAATTAATTTCTTGCTTTTTTCTGCAATGCTTTTAGCTGCCATGCTTATTCAAGCAGCAACGAATATGTTTAATGAGTATTACGATTATGTACGCGGACTCGATAACGAAAACTCTGTTGGAATCGGTGGAACAATCGTCCGTGATGGAATTGCAGCCAAAACTGTATTAACTCTGGCTTGTAGTTTCTTTGCATTCGCCATGTTATTAGGTGTTTATATTTGTTTAGAATCTAATTGGTGGGTTTGTGCTGTCGGTCTGTTTTGTATGTTAATTGGTTATTTATATACCGGTGGGCCATATCCAATTGCGTCCACACCGTTTGGAGAAATTGTTTCTGGATTTTTCATGGGTACAATGCTAATCGGATTTAGTTATTTCGTACAGACAATGGAAATATCAAGTGACATGCTTTTAATTTCCATTCCTGTAGCGATATTTATCGGGCTAATTATGCTTTCTAATAACATTCGTGATTTAGAAGGTGATAAAGCGAATGGTCGTAAAACAATCGCTATCTTACTTGGGCATGAAAAAGCAGGCAAATTGCTTGGCTCATTATTTTCTATTAGTTACCTTTTAACTATGCTATTTATTGGTGTTGGACTTTTACCATTATGGTCAATTATTACATTACTGAGCATAAAGAAAGCGAAGCAAGCTATAAATGGATTTAAAGGGAAAACCACAAACGTCGAAATGATTCCAGCTATGATAGCAACGGCACAGACGAATACAATTTACGGCTTTCTACTAGGTTTATCTTTGTTAATACAGATCTTTATTCCTTTTTCTTTATAACAAGTAGTAAATATTAAACAAAAGCAGACATTGAAATTGTGTCTGCCTTTTTCATAAGAAAGGTGGTATTTAAATGGATTTAAATGGAACATTAATGCAAGCATTGGAAATGGAAGTTATGGTAAGTCAGGCAGATCTAGTTGAAATTAAAATGCCTGTTAACGAAAAAACACGCCAACCAATAGGTTATTTACATGGCGGTGCAAGTGTGGCACTAGCTGAATCAGCGGCAAGCATCGGCGCCTTATTAAATGTTGATGCGAGTAAATATAACATTTTTGGAGTTGAAATAAACGCTAATCATATAAAAAGCAAGCAGAATGGTTGGGTGATTGCTCGAGCAAAACCTGTACATATTGGTAGAACAACGATGGTATGGCAAATTGATATTATAGATGAATCAGACCAATTAATTGCTACCTCACGCTCTACAATAGGCATTGTAGAGAAACGTAATTTTTGATTGATTAAATTATTACGCTTTATTCGATTATCTGCGCTTTCGCTCGATTCGAGCTGTGTTCGCCCGATTACAGTATACAACTGAAAAAGCTGGCCTCCCTTTTCAGGGAAAGCCAGCTTTCATTTTATATTTTTTATCCTATCATTGCCTTTTTCTGATCAATCCATGGTTTAAGCTTAATAAATAACGGAACAAAAAGCACTGCTAGAATAATTCCCTTCACGACGTTAAATGGTAAGACACCAACGATAACTGTACTTAACTTCACTGTACTACTCATTGTTTCCCAGCCCATAAACCAGCTATACGCTGGTAAAATAACAAAGTAATTTAGGACACTCATGCCTAAAGCCATCACGACAGTACCAGTTGCCAAACCTGAAACGAGACTCTTATTTCCTTTAAATTTATGATATAACATCGATACAGGAACAACGAATAACACGCCAGCGATAAAGTTTGCAACTACTCCAATTGGATCTCCAGCACCTGTAAAGATTAAATATAATAAGTTTTTAATTGCTTCGACAATTATCCCAGCCATAGGTGTAAACAATAGTGCTGCGATTAATGCTGGAACTTCACTAAAGTCAATTTTTAAATATGGTGGTAAAAAAGGTAATGGAAAGTTAATAAATAATAATACTAATGAAATTGTACCTAATAGAGCAAGAATAATTAATTTTAATAAGTTTGATGATTGCGATTTAGTTGTTTGCAATCTCAATTCCTCCTTCATCTTTATCGATTCTAATCTTGATGAAGGCAGAGCAATCCTTTAGACATTATAAAAACCCTAAAACCAAATGGGGGCTTTTAGGGTTTACACATATCAAGAAATAAAGGTATATAAATATACCAAATTTTGCTCCTTATCTTCTCCCATCCAGACTTTAACTGTCGGTCCCGGATTTGCACCAGGTCCACCACTATGAAAGTGGGTCACGGACTAAAAGCGATTTAACGCTTATCACCGTCGGTCGGGAATTACACCCTGCCCCGAAGATAGAATCGATATTTAATTAATTATATTATACAATAAGTTAAAAAGTTTGTGAAGTGTTTTACATGTGTTTTTTTTCACAAAGTTCATATTTCATAAAAATACTTTTATTCATCCAAGGGATTTAAGCTTTCTTTCCCTGTCATACCTGCAATCATCGCAACTAATAAATCAATTTCTTCATCGATATCTTTAATACTCGCCGTTTCAACGGGAGAATGCATATAACGTAGCGGTAAGGAGACTAGACTCACTGGTACTCCACGACCAGTTAAGCGCATTTTGTCAGCATCTGTTCCTGTCATGCGGGGAGTCA
The nucleotide sequence above comes from Paraliobacillus zengyii. Encoded proteins:
- the menB gene encoding 1,4-dihydroxy-2-naphthoyl-CoA synthase, which encodes MTVKWESVREYSDILYDTYDGIAKITINRPEVRNAFRPQTVHQLIDAFAHARDDSNIGVIVLAGAGDDAFCSGGDQKVRGHGGYVGDDQIPRLNVLDLQRLIRVIPKPVVAMVSGYAIGGGHVLHIVCDLTIAADNAIFGQTGPKVGSFDAGYGAGYLARIVGHKKAREIWFLCRQYNAQEAMDMGLVNTVVPLDQLEAETVQWCQEMLEKSPTALRFIKASLNADTDGIAGMQQMGGDATLLYYTTDEAKEGRDAFKEKRDPDFKQFPRFP
- the menH gene encoding 2-succinyl-6-hydroxy-2,4-cyclohexadiene-1-carboxylate synthase, yielding MMDLTVNDRSYWIEEYGEDTGIPLLFLHGFTGSHKTWRNTIESFSSYRCIAIDLPGHGQTKCNEPVRMEDFCEDLALILNQLAIEKVHLIGYSMGGRAALSFTLLHSKKVASLTLESTSPGLDSPNEQVARQTKDDSWAGKIERDGVQAFVDQWESLPLFATQQALPYVVKNEIRTERLAQSKKGLASSLRGMGTGKQPSWWDQLATISVPVSVIVGALDDKFVTIAKKMAKRSKRIQLHIVSDAGHAVHVEQKEKFDTIVKDFINDMEE
- the menD gene encoding 2-succinyl-5-enolpyruvyl-6-hydroxy-3-cyclohexene-1-carboxylic-acid synthase; the encoded protein is MNHTESLTRYVTSFVDELYQNGLRDVVISPGSRSTPLAMTFAAYRSVKHWINMDERSAAFFALGIAKQTKRPVALVCTSGTAAANYYPAIIEAFYSRVPLLILTADRPHELRDVGAPQAINQIHLYGDYVKWFHDMSLPELTDQQGNYVRGKAAAAYKIANTANRAAVQINFPFREPLVPDFSLDNLWGENKETAHLEVKQGKKQLSAEQLIALHKQFLTKQKGLIVCGPMEDQQAQKEIIALANAWQLPLLADPLSQLRSGDYDKSNVIESYDAILKHKQTRDLFRPDFVIRFGAQPVSKPYTLWLKENPQIDHYVVEEAEGYREPIGHQSTVIYADPQLFCQGLVSNPVPDFDQNWLKEWQKGNSVAKKVLRKSASQVITEGDVVQYIEEIIPNNSTFFVGNSMAIRDVDTFWFNTDKQIRILANRGANGIDGVTSSALGAASSAERVTLLLGDLSFFHDQNGLLMTKRYSLNITIVLINNNGGGIFSFLPQAKQDVPHYEELFGTPMDLDFSHVVELYEGLYESPTDWQTFQSALEKSYQTEGLSVIELKTDRSDNVAWHEEKWQTIASHLEGEYDGPNRK
- a CDS encoding isochorismate synthase yields the protein MIEIEKKQLDLLLDEAIKKAKINNNTVQMLSFTEKIDPVDPHVFFEQAKYLEGNRLFWASVPDDFYLVGAGTAISMHADDDYYQNTENQWKKLLEEAIIYNEYEQPGTGPIAIGAFPFDTTSSKTPLWDNFNGSYFRVPTYLLTKDKDDFYFTVNLQIKDSDQNQQLRDEIEKQKDILISPRKLEHELPILKNKLESDAVMWKQLVKQATEKINQGQAVKIVLARKMEVDFAEAPAIVSILKELTSNQTLSFVFAIEKEQDCFVGATPERLVRIDNQQLFSACLAGTAPRGKSKEEDEKIGQALWEDKKNREEHNHVVHMIRGALESYSEAIDIPDEPVVYPLKNLQHLYTPVVAKLKEGFTIFDVLSDLHPTPALGGLPREASLTFIREFESLDRGWYGAPIGWLDAYANGEFAVAIRSAVVKNKKATLFAGCGVVKDSIPEEEYEETMMKFTPMLTALGGL
- a CDS encoding 1,4-dihydroxy-2-naphthoate polyprenyltransferase, which codes for MQSLQNNTIKSTLNEKPGFHVWWRLLRPHTLTASFVPVFIGSMLAILDGSINFLLFSAMLLAAMLIQAATNMFNEYYDYVRGLDNENSVGIGGTIVRDGIAAKTVLTLACSFFAFAMLLGVYICLESNWWVCAVGLFCMLIGYLYTGGPYPIASTPFGEIVSGFFMGTMLIGFSYFVQTMEISSDMLLISIPVAIFIGLIMLSNNIRDLEGDKANGRKTIAILLGHEKAGKLLGSLFSISYLLTMLFIGVGLLPLWSIITLLSIKKAKQAINGFKGKTTNVEMIPAMIATAQTNTIYGFLLGLSLLIQIFIPFSL
- a CDS encoding hotdog fold thioesterase gives rise to the protein MDLNGTLMQALEMEVMVSQADLVEIKMPVNEKTRQPIGYLHGGASVALAESAASIGALLNVDASKYNIFGVEINANHIKSKQNGWVIARAKPVHIGRTTMVWQIDIIDESDQLIATSRSTIGIVEKRNF
- a CDS encoding ECF transporter S component; this encodes MQTTKSQSSNLLKLIILALLGTISLVLLFINFPLPFLPPYLKIDFSEVPALIAALLFTPMAGIIVEAIKNLLYLIFTGAGDPIGVVANFIAGVLFVVPVSMLYHKFKGNKSLVSGLATGTVVMALGMSVLNYFVILPAYSWFMGWETMSSTVKLSTVIVGVLPFNVVKGIILAVLFVPLFIKLKPWIDQKKAMIG